DNA from Leptospira mayottensis 200901116:
CATGACCCGCAAAATCGAGAGCGATTACGCGGTGCGTTTTAGAAAGAGCTTCAATGTAAAATTTGTAGGTAAAAGCGCTGTATCCGTTTGCATGACAGAGAACGATCGTCTGTTTTGAATTGGAATTCGAACCTGTATCGATATAAGAAAGATTGAGTCTTTGAAAGGAAAATATTTTTCTGAACATAATGGAAAGATTTGACCTTGATCTTTCTAACTCTTTCGGTGGACTGGTTTTGTAAAGCTGAAACCGGGGCCCCTATGCAGATACAAGTTCTTATCGTTTTTACCGTCGCTCTTGCGTTTAATGCACTTGCCAATATTCTCATTAAGGCTAGTTCTTTAAATGACGTTTCTGAAAAAATGGTGGGATTGCGAGCAATTCTGCAAGTTGTCTTCAATCCGATTTTTATCGGAGGATTGGTTTCTTTCGGTTTGGCACTTTTGGGATATCGTTTCGTTTTAGGGAAGGGATTAAAGCTTTCTCTTGCATATCCGGTTTTTACGAGTGCGGGTTTTATTATCGTATTGATCGTATCTTCCATCGTGTTTAAAGAAAGATTAACCTGGCCTCAGTGGGTGGGAATCGTTCTTATTCTTGCGGGTGTTTGGCTTTGTGCCGCAAATATGTTCGAAACAAAATCTTAATCTGATTTTTTGAGTTCCTTAGGTTGATGGCTAGGATTTCTCGTGATCATGATTCATTCAAACTTAATTTGAAAGATTTGATTTGCTATAAAATCCGCGGTAAGAAGTCTTTGATTGAGACAATCTATCTTGACCACACCGATTCCGGCAAACGTATGAGGAATCGTGGAAACGTTGAGATCTGAATCGACGATTCGGATTTTATTGGAGTTTGCATCCGACACGAACATATAGCCGCTATTGTCGAGAGAAATAAAAGCGGGACCGTTAAAGGATGCGTTTAAGCCTTTTCCATCAATGTCTGTTCCGATTCCGTTCCCTAAAAGAGTGGAAACTGTTGAAGCTTTAAGATCTATCTTACGAATATTGTGGTTTTGAATATCTGCGACTAATAAACTATCGGTTTTTTGATCATAAGTAATCCCTAATGGAGATTTAAATTGTGCCGAAGCCAAATCCCCGTCTAAATAACCCAAAACTCCGCCTGAAAGTGTGCTCACAGTTCCGGAATTTAAGTTTATTTTTCGGATTGCGTGGTTGCTCAGCTCTCCCACATACAAATTCCTTTCCCGATCCAAGTCCATAAAGAACGGACTTTTGAATAAAGAATTCAACCTATCCCCGTTTTGGAATCCGTCTACACCCGAAGAACTCCCCGCATATAAGGAGAATTGGTCCAGATGATCAATCTTGAGTATTTGGGCACTATCTTTGCAAGAAACATATTTATCTCCGGTGATCGGATCGAATTTGATTCCGGAAGGGTTTTGGAAAACTAAGCTTGTAGAAAGAGTGGTCACATTACCAAAGCGATCTATCTTACGAATCAGATTTGCCGTTTGGTCGCTCACGAAAATATTTCCAAAGGTATCTAATTCCAAACCGAAAGGAGTATTGAAAGAAGCGGTTTGAGTCGTTCCGTCGATACTCTCTTTAATTCCCGTTCCTGCAAATAGACTTATCACAGGGTTGTTTGTAACCTTAAGTTTACAAAGATGGCATTCTTTAAGGATGCAATCTAGAATCGTGTTTTCCACCCAAGCCCGGCCCATAAAAATACTCGGGTTATAAACGGAAGAGGGGGAACAAGAAACGACCAGGATGAAAATTATAACTCGATAAAACATACGGCGATCCTTTTCTTAGAATAACAATATGCGTTTCTAAATGAAAAGACGAACAAAAATCCGATAAAAAATTCCAAAAACCAAAATGAAATTTTCAAAAAATAAAATTGAGACTCAAAAACTCTAGGCTATAAACTCTTGAGATTCTCAAAAATGGAGATAAAAAAAGGTATCTCAATTTATTCTTTTTTTCTCTATGGGAAAAGATTCTTTTTGAAGAGGTTTTAATTCGATGAACAAAGGTCCACTTTCCGGAGTAAAGGTAATCGATTTAAGTTTATTACTTCCGGGTCCGCTTTGCTCCATGTATTTGGGAGATATGGGAGCGGACGTCATTAAGGTTGAAAATCCGAGAGCGATGGATGCCACTCGGGTTATGTTTAAAAAAGCGAATGGAGCTCCTTCCTTATTTTTGATGCTCAATCGAAATAAGCAAGCGATCACTCTCAACTTGAAAAAGGAAAAGTCGAGGGAAATATTTTTTAAACTATTAGAAGACGCTGATATACTTTTGGAA
Protein-coding regions in this window:
- a CDS encoding DMT family transporter — encoded protein: MQIQVLIVFTVALAFNALANILIKASSLNDVSEKMVGLRAILQVVFNPIFIGGLVSFGLALLGYRFVLGKGLKLSLAYPVFTSAGFIIVLIVSSIVFKERLTWPQWVGIVLILAGVWLCAANMFETKS